A genomic segment from Helicobacter sp. NHP19-012 encodes:
- a CDS encoding methyl-accepting chemotaxis protein: protein MFKSLQTRALIYLVILLSLFALLVFMLIQRDYANLAETQGKSVAKSINASIINTIVQAIAVGTTKAIYKAIDDSNKLPGVKMKFYPGQDDIKLFGLNTKFTNDPRIRNYFNNPKTPQKVLVEGHGNNRHVLVLQPLVGDAACVKCHTNNKPGDMIGVMEVKLSLKETYSNANAFSIKTLSWMVGISIVIIALLLFVVQRNVIRPLSRLENTAKDLVSSQEADLTRRLNITGSDEIAAVSGHVDRFIAKIAGIITIGKGIVEKNNQVGQALKESTDRLKEAGRKELDSVENLKHINQEAGESLQSAQNNLSETIANLDATDTILNEFITKIQNSVDSILLSVQIQQEIATDSIELVKHAAEIKNILSIIDSIANQTNLLALNAAIEAARAGEHGRGFAVVADEVRNLAEKTQKSLGEITAMVNMVTQSIENMGERVQNGATQSQEVSEKTSLLITDAQNAKDNLSQTKVKSQNTVEQNKVVVAKMEELNQVINEFIQIFAGVKEVRNNLESHSTQIVEKNQELDIEFKKFKV from the coding sequence GTGTTTAAGAGTTTGCAAACCCGGGCTTTAATCTACCTAGTGATTTTGTTGAGTCTTTTTGCACTTTTGGTGTTTATGTTGATCCAAAGAGATTATGCCAACTTAGCAGAAACTCAGGGTAAGTCTGTAGCTAAAAGCATCAACGCTTCGATCATCAACACTATTGTGCAAGCCATCGCGGTGGGAACAACCAAAGCCATTTATAAAGCCATAGATGATAGCAATAAACTACCGGGCGTTAAAATGAAGTTTTATCCCGGACAAGACGACATTAAGCTATTTGGTTTGAATACAAAGTTTACCAACGATCCACGTATCCGCAACTACTTTAACAACCCCAAGACCCCGCAAAAGGTCTTGGTAGAGGGGCATGGCAACAATCGGCATGTCTTGGTTCTACAGCCCTTAGTGGGCGATGCCGCTTGTGTGAAATGCCACACCAACAACAAACCCGGGGACATGATCGGGGTGATGGAGGTCAAACTCTCTTTAAAAGAAACCTACAGCAATGCTAATGCTTTTAGTATCAAAACCCTCTCGTGGATGGTGGGGATTTCTATCGTGATCATTGCTTTGCTCTTATTTGTGGTGCAAAGAAATGTGATCCGTCCTTTAAGTCGCCTAGAAAACACGGCTAAGGATTTAGTGTCCTCACAAGAGGCAGATTTAACCCGCCGTTTGAACATCACCGGTAGCGATGAAATTGCAGCGGTTTCAGGACATGTAGACCGATTCATCGCCAAAATCGCTGGGATCATTACAATCGGTAAGGGCATTGTGGAGAAAAACAACCAAGTGGGACAAGCTCTAAAAGAATCCACGGATAGACTAAAAGAAGCGGGGCGCAAGGAATTAGACTCGGTCGAAAACCTAAAGCACATTAACCAAGAAGCTGGAGAAAGTTTGCAGTCGGCACAAAACAATCTCAGTGAAACGATCGCTAATTTGGATGCCACCGACACCATTTTAAACGAGTTCATCACAAAAATCCAAAACTCCGTCGATTCGATTTTGCTGTCCGTGCAAATCCAACAAGAGATCGCCACAGATTCGATCGAGCTGGTCAAACACGCCGCCGAAATTAAAAATATCTTGTCTATCATTGACAGCATCGCAAATCAAACGAATTTGCTTGCCCTAAACGCCGCCATTGAAGCGGCCAGAGCGGGCGAACACGGACGGGGCTTTGCGGTGGTCGCCGATGAAGTGCGCAACCTTGCCGAGAAAACGCAAAAATCTTTGGGTGAGATCACGGCAATGGTGAATATGGTGACCCAAAGCATTGAGAACATGGGCGAGCGGGTGCAAAATGGAGCGACGCAGTCGCAAGAAGTGTCTGAAAAAACCTCTCTGCTCATCACAGATGCGCAAAATGCCAAGGACAATTTGAGCCAAACCAAAGTGAAGTCCCAAAACACCGTGGAGCAGAATAAGGTCGTGGTGGCAAAAATGGAAGAATTAAACCAAGTCATCAACGAGTTCATCCAAATCTTTGCTGGGGTTAAAGAAGTGCGCAATAATTTAGAGAGCCACAGCACCCAGATTGTGGAGAAAAACCAAGAACTAGACATAGAGTTTAAGAAATTCAAGGTCTAG
- the hypF gene encoding carbamoyltransferase HypF has protein sequence MVKLLISGRVQGVGFRPFIYNLAHKLGTKGYVCNVGGQVEVVLEKAHLEAFLKELDNKPQEAQITAITQEPTATLDTPFYIAPSCGVDLSLKDSLPPDLAICESCLKDTQDPTSRFYNYPFTACAHCGPRFSLLESLPYDRPHTSMKDFQLCEDCAKDYNDPTSRRFFAQTMSCPKCPIALHFLSPQGIERQNALQEAIDALKAGVVVAIKGVGGFALTALATNKEAIEQIRTLKARPFKPLALMVPSLQEALKCVHLSPPELTALSSKEAPIVLALKKTQEYDHLAPNLNTLGVLLPYTALHFLIVQEVGAIVFTSANLKSEPIITNLKDLQAKFPHICVLNHDRPIMHGIDDSVVRLVAGKMRLVRLARGFAPLHLPLSAPENILGMGGHNKTNLCWLKEGCLVTPELGGFKSMASLERYKEDLSFYTKLYGVPKVVGLDLHPGYLSSQVGKEQNAPTQEVQHHTAHLHALLAEWGLTHTFKDGQSVLAFICDGAGLSYAKSIWGGEVFLATYQKGFFKTEHLHSLETTFYPSSTSLLKDAHSLGYALAYQHHLAFAPLLCESTMAKNLATIISKRIATIPSTSVGRLFDAVAGFCSVGTINTYEAQSAMQLESLATTHPTDEFYPFEIQEDILIAPMLKAMERDILSENYALAAKKFHNTLAHIALGLSVRYNLPLLLGGGVFLNRLLGDTIQEIFKDRVFFLPEILPPTDGALALGQVHFVANSLKGSHASC, from the coding sequence TTGGTTAAACTTCTCATCAGTGGGCGGGTGCAGGGTGTGGGTTTTCGTCCCTTCATCTACAACCTAGCCCATAAACTCGGCACAAAGGGCTATGTCTGCAATGTGGGCGGGCAGGTGGAAGTGGTGCTAGAGAAAGCGCATTTAGAGGCGTTTTTAAAAGAACTAGACAATAAACCCCAAGAAGCCCAAATCACCGCCATCACCCAAGAGCCCACCGCTACTCTAGACACACCCTTTTACATCGCCCCAAGCTGTGGCGTGGATTTAAGCCTTAAGGACAGCTTGCCCCCAGATTTAGCCATTTGTGAAAGTTGCCTCAAAGACACCCAAGATCCCACAAGCCGTTTTTACAACTACCCTTTTACCGCTTGTGCGCATTGTGGTCCGCGCTTTAGTTTGCTAGAGAGCCTACCCTACGATCGCCCCCACACTTCTATGAAAGACTTCCAACTCTGCGAGGATTGCGCTAAAGATTACAACGACCCCACGAGCCGCCGTTTTTTTGCCCAAACGATGAGTTGCCCCAAGTGCCCCATCGCCTTACACTTTCTCAGCCCTCAAGGCATAGAGCGCCAAAACGCTTTGCAAGAAGCCATAGATGCCCTAAAAGCGGGCGTGGTTGTGGCAATTAAGGGCGTGGGGGGCTTTGCGCTCACGGCTCTAGCCACCAACAAGGAAGCCATAGAGCAAATCCGCACACTCAAAGCCCGCCCCTTTAAACCTTTAGCCTTAATGGTGCCTAGCCTCCAAGAGGCGTTAAAATGCGTGCATTTAAGCCCCCCAGAGCTAACAGCCCTAAGCTCTAAAGAAGCCCCCATTGTGCTTGCCCTTAAAAAGACGCAAGAATACGACCACCTAGCCCCCAACCTCAACACTTTAGGCGTGCTCTTGCCCTACACAGCATTACATTTTTTGATCGTGCAAGAAGTGGGGGCGATTGTCTTTACCAGCGCAAACTTAAAGAGCGAGCCTATCATCACTAATTTAAAAGACTTGCAAGCCAAATTCCCCCACATTTGCGTTTTAAACCACGACCGCCCCATAATGCATGGCATCGATGATAGTGTTGTGCGCCTTGTGGCAGGCAAAATGCGCCTTGTGCGCTTGGCACGGGGCTTTGCGCCTTTGCACCTGCCTTTAAGCGCACCTGAAAATATTCTGGGTATGGGCGGGCATAACAAGACAAATTTATGTTGGTTGAAAGAGGGGTGCTTGGTTACGCCCGAACTTGGGGGTTTTAAGAGCATGGCAAGCCTTGAGCGTTACAAAGAGGATTTAAGTTTTTACACAAAACTCTATGGCGTGCCTAAAGTGGTCGGGCTGGACTTGCACCCGGGCTATCTCTCTAGCCAAGTAGGCAAAGAGCAAAATGCACCCACACAAGAAGTGCAACACCACACCGCCCACTTACACGCCTTGCTTGCCGAGTGGGGTTTAACACACACCTTTAAGGACGGGCAATCTGTGCTCGCCTTCATTTGCGATGGGGCAGGGCTCTCTTATGCAAAGAGCATTTGGGGCGGAGAGGTCTTTTTAGCCACCTACCAAAAGGGTTTTTTTAAAACAGAACACTTACACAGCCTAGAAACCACCTTTTATCCCAGCTCCACAAGTTTATTAAAAGATGCGCACAGCCTAGGCTACGCTTTGGCTTACCAACACCACCTAGCCTTCGCCCCCCTTTTGTGCGAATCCACAATGGCTAAGAACCTTGCCACCATCATTTCTAAGCGGATCGCCACAATCCCCAGCACCTCTGTGGGGCGGCTTTTTGACGCTGTGGCGGGCTTTTGTAGTGTAGGCACCATCAACACCTATGAAGCCCAAAGTGCTATGCAATTAGAAAGCCTAGCCACCACACACCCCACAGATGAGTTCTACCCCTTTGAAATCCAAGAAGACATTTTAATCGCCCCCATGTTAAAGGCAATGGAGCGCGATATTTTAAGCGAAAATTACGCCCTAGCGGCGAAAAAATTCCACAACACCCTAGCCCACATAGCCCTAGGTTTGTCCGTGCGCTATAATCTACCTTTGCTCTTGGGTGGGGGGGTGTTTTTAAACCGCTTGTTGGGCGACACTATCCAAGAGATTTTTAAAGATAGGGTGTTTTTCTTGCCTGAAATTTTACCGCCCACAGACGGAGCTTTAGCCTTAGGGCAAGTCCATTTTGTGGCAAATTCATTAAAGGGGTCGCATGCAAGTTGTTAG
- the tsaD gene encoding tRNA (adenosine(37)-N6)-threonylcarbamoyltransferase complex transferase subunit TsaD: MLLGIESSCDDSSLALMDLQTAQLLWHSKISQESAHSPYGGVVPELASRLHAVNLPLLAKRAKEFLGGFSALKAIAITTCPGLSVTLLEGLMLAKTLALGLKIPLISIDHLQAHIYSLFIDKPVILPLSVLLVSGGHTLIIEVHDAQNMQIVAQSLDDSLGESFDKVSKMLGLGYPGGPIVETLARDCPPQEKLNFTLPLKDHKGLAFSFSGLKNAVRLAILKERERGVLSESFKTRLCAGFQETATVHLVQNLRRYFANSPIKTLGLVGGVSANAYVRECINALCGELGLDLLLAPLEFCSDNAAMVARAGVELYRCEDFTPLHSLDISPHTRLPFVG; the protein is encoded by the coding sequence ATGTTACTTGGCATTGAAAGCAGTTGCGATGACAGCTCGCTAGCACTCATGGATTTACAAACCGCCCAATTGCTTTGGCACTCTAAGATTTCTCAAGAGAGCGCACATAGTCCCTATGGGGGCGTTGTGCCCGAGCTTGCCTCTAGGTTGCACGCTGTCAATCTCCCCCTTTTGGCTAAAAGGGCTAAAGAGTTTCTAGGCGGCTTTAGCGCCCTTAAAGCCATTGCCATCACCACTTGCCCGGGACTAAGTGTTACCCTTTTAGAAGGGTTAATGCTCGCAAAAACCTTAGCTTTGGGCTTAAAAATCCCCTTAATTTCCATAGACCACTTACAAGCCCATATTTACTCGCTTTTCATTGACAAGCCCGTTATCCTTCCTTTGAGCGTATTGCTTGTGTCTGGCGGGCATACTTTGATTATAGAAGTGCATGACGCGCAGAACATGCAAATTGTGGCACAAAGCCTAGATGACAGCCTAGGCGAAAGTTTTGACAAGGTGTCTAAAATGCTAGGGCTTGGCTATCCGGGCGGTCCCATAGTAGAAACTCTAGCTAGAGATTGCCCCCCCCAAGAAAAGCTAAACTTTACCTTACCGCTCAAAGACCACAAGGGGCTAGCCTTTAGCTTTTCAGGACTTAAAAATGCCGTGCGCTTGGCTATTTTAAAAGAGAGAGAAAGGGGGGTTTTAAGCGAGAGTTTTAAAACCCGCTTGTGTGCGGGGTTTCAAGAAACAGCCACCGTCCACTTAGTGCAGAATTTGCGCCGTTACTTTGCAAACAGCCCCATTAAAACTTTGGGTTTAGTGGGGGGAGTGAGCGCAAATGCTTATGTGAGAGAGTGCATCAACGCTCTATGTGGGGAGTTGGGCTTAGATTTGTTATTAGCCCCCCTAGAGTTTTGTAGCGACAATGCGGCGATGGTCGCAAGGGCGGGGGTGGAGTTGTATCGGTGTGAAGACTTTACCCCTTTGCATAGCCTAGACATTAGCCCACACACCCGTTTACCTTTTGTAGGCTAA
- a CDS encoding agmatine deiminase family protein, producing the protein MKRLKAEWEEQSAVLMAYPHTATDWGAYLNEAQDCFYNIIRALSHYQEMIVCVHPNDTKSQDSLAKLSQVHIALVDSNDTWTRDFGPLCVETNGIALYLDFIFNAWGGKYQANLDNTITSKLMQKGLLKHSLRSVNFVLEGGSVESDGAGSILTTTSCLLNPERNPNLDQAQIAGVLKRELGAQQILWLEVQPLAGDDTDGHIDTLARFLDPNTIAYVYCENRSDPHYNNLKNMDKQLRRFRNVDGKRYKLLPLPLPSPKFYQGVRLPATYANFLWVNNNGQRVLFVPTYQDPADDKVLKLLRSYIETEVVGVDCSVLIRQKGSLHCATMQLY; encoded by the coding sequence ATGAAGAGATTAAAGGCTGAGTGGGAGGAACAAAGCGCCGTTTTAATGGCATACCCACACACTGCCACCGATTGGGGGGCATATTTAAACGAGGCGCAAGACTGCTTTTACAACATTATCCGCGCCTTGAGCCATTACCAAGAAATGATTGTCTGCGTGCATCCCAACGATACCAAGAGCCAAGATAGCCTAGCTAAACTTAGCCAAGTGCATATCGCCTTGGTTGACAGCAACGACACTTGGACGCGCGATTTTGGTCCGCTGTGCGTGGAAACCAATGGCATCGCCCTTTATTTGGATTTTATCTTCAATGCGTGGGGGGGCAAATACCAAGCCAACCTAGACAACACCATCACCTCCAAGCTCATGCAAAAGGGGCTGTTAAAGCACTCTTTGCGCTCTGTAAATTTTGTCCTGGAGGGGGGGAGCGTGGAGAGCGATGGAGCGGGGAGTATTTTAACCACCACTTCCTGCCTACTAAACCCTGAGCGCAACCCTAATTTAGACCAAGCCCAAATCGCTGGGGTCTTAAAACGAGAACTTGGGGCGCAACAAATTTTATGGCTAGAGGTGCAACCCTTAGCCGGGGACGATACAGACGGACACATCGACACCCTAGCGCGCTTTTTAGACCCTAATACCATCGCTTATGTGTATTGTGAAAACCGAAGCGATCCCCACTACAACAACTTAAAAAACATGGATAAGCAATTACGCCGTTTTAGAAATGTTGATGGAAAGAGATATAAACTCTTGCCCCTGCCCCTGCCAAGCCCCAAATTTTACCAAGGCGTGCGTCTGCCTGCCACTTATGCGAATTTTCTGTGGGTGAATAACAACGGGCAAAGAGTGTTGTTCGTCCCCACTTACCAAGACCCAGCCGATGACAAAGTCTTAAAGCTCTTGAGAAGTTACATAGAGACAGAGGTTGTGGGCGTGGATTGTTCGGTGCTCATCCGCCAAAAGGGGAGTTTGCACTGCGCCACCATGCAACTTTACTAG